A stretch of Crossiella cryophila DNA encodes these proteins:
- a CDS encoding DUF2017 family protein: MYGAIHWDRANELVVGNFTSAQASWLRRHLSGFASLVQWRMDQYHTDYPLGAELGLPLPTEATEDRRLNAILDWHCCEEESEEVRLWHEPDLFAGLYKDINLVWATLPERGGMVVLREERQIRAWFRVLLDYRITAAISWRVPDAIYDLRREQPEPGDELGRAFYLTTWLWDVAHELAEISKITVSR, translated from the coding sequence ATGTACGGAGCGATCCATTGGGACCGGGCCAACGAGCTGGTCGTCGGGAACTTCACCTCGGCCCAGGCCAGTTGGCTACGGCGGCACCTCTCCGGTTTCGCCTCCCTCGTCCAGTGGCGAATGGACCAGTACCACACGGACTATCCGCTCGGGGCTGAGCTGGGCCTGCCGCTGCCGACCGAGGCGACCGAGGACCGCAGGCTGAACGCGATCCTGGACTGGCACTGTTGTGAGGAAGAGTCCGAGGAGGTCCGCCTCTGGCACGAACCGGATCTGTTCGCCGGTCTGTACAAGGACATCAACCTGGTCTGGGCGACCCTGCCCGAACGCGGCGGCATGGTGGTGCTGCGGGAGGAACGGCAGATCCGCGCCTGGTTCCGGGTGCTGCTGGACTACCGGATCACCGCCGCGATCAGCTGGCGGGTGCCGGATGCCATCTACGACCTGCGCCGGGAACAGCCCGAACCCGGCGACGAACTCGGCCGCGCCTTCTACCTGACCACCTGGCTGTGGGATGTGGCGCACGAACTGGCCGAGATCAGCAAGATCACCGTTTCGCGCTAG
- a CDS encoding carbohydrate kinase family protein: protein MARIVVVGDAGLDVVARHDGPLVHGGDTRSAVRMVVGGAGANTAAWLAHCGAEAVLVGRIGGDIAGHRVSAELDAAGVTAALVVDESAPTCCVVVLVDAQGQRTMLPDRGANARLCPADIAPEALVGADHLHLSGYVLLDEGSRPAGVAALAAARAAGLTTSVDPQAATLIARLGTTEFLELVAGVDLLLPNSDELAVLTGSTDPESARQLLSVVGAVAVTSGDGGAHWVSPSATVNADAPVVDCVDSTGAGDAFNAGLLAAWRGGAEIGAALAAGVSAGARAVQLVGAQPPSPLNVRG, encoded by the coding sequence ATGGCGCGGATCGTGGTGGTCGGGGACGCCGGCCTGGACGTGGTGGCCCGGCACGACGGGCCCCTGGTGCACGGCGGCGACACCCGCTCGGCGGTGCGCATGGTGGTCGGCGGGGCGGGGGCGAACACCGCGGCCTGGCTGGCGCACTGCGGCGCCGAGGCGGTGCTGGTCGGCCGGATCGGTGGGGACATCGCCGGGCACCGGGTCAGCGCGGAGCTGGACGCGGCGGGGGTCACCGCCGCGCTGGTGGTGGACGAGAGCGCTCCCACATGCTGTGTGGTGGTCCTGGTGGACGCCCAGGGCCAGCGCACGATGCTGCCGGACCGGGGCGCCAATGCCCGGCTCTGCCCGGCCGACATCGCCCCTGAGGCGCTGGTCGGCGCGGACCACCTGCACCTGTCCGGCTACGTGCTGCTGGACGAGGGTTCCCGCCCGGCGGGCGTGGCCGCGCTGGCCGCCGCCCGCGCGGCCGGGCTGACCACCTCGGTGGATCCGCAGGCCGCGACGCTGATCGCGCGGCTGGGCACGACCGAGTTCCTCGAGCTGGTGGCCGGGGTGGACCTGCTGCTGCCCAACTCCGACGAGCTGGCCGTGCTCACCGGGTCCACCGACCCGGAATCGGCCCGGCAACTGCTCTCGGTGGTCGGCGCGGTGGCGGTGACCTCGGGTGACGGCGGCGCGCACTGGGTCTCCCCCAGCGCGACGGTCAACGCGGACGCGCCGGTGGTGGACTGCGTGGACTCCACCGGGGCGGGCGATGCCTTCAACGCGGGACTGCTCGCGGCCTGGCGGGGCGGGGCGGAGATCGGCGCCGCGCTGGCGGCGGGGGTGTCCGCGGGGGCACGGGCGGTGCAACTCGTCGGCGCGCAGCCGCCGAGTCCGCTCAACGTGCGGGGCTGA
- a CDS encoding pseudouridine-5'-phosphate glycosidase: protein MDFSEKEAAVLRVSDEVRSALADGGAVVALESTILAHGLPPGRNLTVARELEDIVRAAGAVPATIAVLDGEAVAGLSAAELERVCDPSSELVKLSRRDLGAAIGLGRSGATTVASTAALAQVAGIGVFATGGLGGVHRGARESWDVSADLAVLAETPVLVVCSGVKSVLDIPATLELLETSSVPVLGYRTDRFPAFYLRESDQAVPWRVDSPAEVAAVVAAHRGEVPGSAGVLLANPIPVEAEMDRELHDRLLAEGLALLAERKVRGKDVTPVLLAHFHQASAGVSLDANAALVRSNADLAARVAVELSGAN, encoded by the coding sequence ATGGACTTCAGCGAGAAGGAGGCAGCGGTGCTGCGGGTGAGTGACGAGGTGCGATCGGCGCTGGCTGACGGGGGCGCTGTGGTCGCGCTGGAGAGCACGATCCTCGCGCACGGGCTGCCGCCGGGGCGCAACCTCACCGTGGCCAGGGAGCTGGAGGACATCGTGCGCGCGGCGGGCGCGGTGCCCGCCACGATCGCGGTGCTGGACGGCGAGGCGGTGGCGGGACTGTCCGCCGCCGAGCTTGAGCGGGTCTGTGATCCCAGCTCTGAGCTGGTCAAACTCTCTCGGCGGGACCTGGGTGCGGCCATTGGGCTCGGGCGCAGCGGGGCCACCACGGTGGCCAGTACGGCGGCGCTCGCCCAGGTCGCGGGGATCGGGGTGTTCGCCACCGGGGGGCTGGGTGGGGTGCATCGGGGGGCCCGGGAGAGCTGGGATGTCTCCGCCGATCTGGCGGTGCTGGCCGAGACGCCGGTGCTGGTGGTGTGTTCGGGGGTGAAGTCGGTGTTGGACATCCCGGCCACGCTGGAGCTGCTGGAGACCTCGTCGGTGCCGGTGCTGGGGTACCGGACCGATCGGTTCCCCGCCTTCTACCTGCGGGAATCCGATCAGGCCGTGCCGTGGCGGGTGGACTCGCCCGCCGAGGTGGCCGCGGTGGTGGCCGCGCATCGCGGCGAGGTGCCGGGGTCGGCGGGGGTGTTGCTGGCCAATCCGATTCCGGTCGAGGCGGAGATGGACCGCGAGCTGCACGATCGGCTGCTGGCCGAGGGGCTGGCGCTGCTCGCCGAGCGGAAAGTGCGGGGCAAGGACGTCACTCCCGTGCTTCTGGCCCATTTCCACCAGGCCAGCGCGGGTGTGAGTCTGGACGCGAACGCGGCGCTGGTGCGTTCCAACGCGGACCTGGCGGCGCGGGTGGCGGTCGAGCTGAGCGGAGCTAACTGA
- a CDS encoding DUF3039 domain-containing protein: MSTQTLPEVDTTPDATDSTSDDAPKMFHYVRKAKIAESAVMGTHVVALCGEVFPVTKSAKPGSPVCPDCKKIYESLPPGGGE; the protein is encoded by the coding sequence GTGAGCACCCAGACTCTTCCCGAGGTCGACACCACCCCGGACGCCACGGACAGCACCAGCGACGACGCGCCGAAGATGTTCCACTACGTGCGCAAGGCCAAGATCGCCGAAAGCGCGGTCATGGGCACCCACGTGGTGGCGCTCTGCGGCGAGGTCTTCCCGGTCACGAAGTCGGCCAAGCCCGGCTCCCCGGTCTGCCCCGACTGCAAGAAGATCTACGAAAGCCTGCCCCCCGGCGGCGGTGAGTGA
- a CDS encoding antibiotic biosynthesis monooxygenase family protein, translating into MSPVLEHAQLAVRPSAEAAFLEAFAQARPLISQQPGFRSLRLSRCLERPHEFLLLVEWDTQAAHEQGFRHSPQYPQWRTLLHHFYTPHPTVSHYQDALPTT; encoded by the coding sequence GTGAGCCCAGTACTCGAACACGCTCAACTCGCGGTCCGGCCCAGCGCGGAGGCAGCCTTCCTGGAAGCCTTCGCCCAGGCCCGACCGCTCATCTCCCAACAGCCCGGCTTCCGCTCGCTACGGCTGTCCCGCTGCCTGGAACGCCCCCACGAGTTCCTCCTACTCGTCGAATGGGACACCCAGGCCGCCCACGAACAAGGCTTCCGCCACTCACCCCAATACCCCCAGTGGCGAACCCTGCTCCACCACTTCTACACCCCCCACCCCACCGTCTCCCACTACCAAGACGCCCTCCCCACAACCTGA